CCGGCCAGGTACCTGTCACCATACGATTTCGACCATGCCGGCGTTCAGTCCTGATCCGACACCCATGCAGAGGACCCGGTCTCCGGCGCTCAGGGACTGTGCCTCGGCGGCGAGGGTCATGGGGAGTGAAGCCGGCCCCACGTTTCCCCAGTGCGGGAAGGTGATGGGAACTTTGTCAGGGTCCAGTCCCACGGCGTTGATGATGGCCTGGGTGTAGGCATTGCTGACCTGGTGGGTCACGTAGCGGTCCATGGCCGTCCAGTTCCATTCGGGCTGGGCTTCGTGCCAGGCGTCGACGACGAGTTGCAGGCCGCCGTCGAGCAGGCCCTTCGTATCGGTGGTCATGCCGTCAATGCCGCCCACGCACAATTCGTGGTGTTCGGTGCCGGCCCGCATCACGCCGCCCACCAGCCGGTGCGCCCCGCTGTGCTCGTCGGCGGGTCCCAGGACTGCCGCCGCGGCTCCTGACCCGAGGGTTAACGTGGCGAATTCCCGGTTGAAATCTTCCCGGGTCGTTTCAGGCCGCTGCAGCCTGGCAAGGGTCGCCTCCTGCGTCAGCTGTGAGTCCTCACCGTTGACGATGACCGCGTACTTGATCTGCCCGGAGTCGATCATGTTGGCGGCCAGGATCAGCCCGTTGACGAACCCCAGGCAGGCGTTGGCGAGGTCGAAATTCATGGCCGAGGATGGCAGGCCCAGTTCGTGATGGATCTTCACTGCAACGGACGGTTCGAGGTTGCGGCGGGTAACGGAGGTGTTGATCAGCAAGCCGACCTCGGACGCTTCGACTCCGGCATCGGCCAACGCCTTCGCCCCTGCCTCGACGGCGGCATCGTCAAACGATGTTCCAGCCGCCCACCAGCGTCGGTGCGTGACGCCCGCAACGCGTTCCAGGAGCCGGGGCGGGAACTTTAACCGCTTCAGGGTGGTAGCCAACTTCCGGTCGAAGTCCGAGGAGCTGACGATCCGTGGAGCCTCGACGCTACTAACCGACAGCAGAGCGGTGTTGCTGTGCCTGAAGGTTGCGTTCCCTGCCAATTCAAGCCCCTGTTCGTTTCTGTCCCGCGTTCCTGCGGTGACTGTACCCCTATTACGCCATTCCAAGCCCGAAAGCGCAGTTGTGCTCCGGGTTCGGGATGCACCAAGATTCCGCCGCAGTCCCTTGCGCGTAAAAATGGCGACCCTTAAGCATGACAGACAACCGGGGGGTGTCATGACGCGGGGAGCGGGGCTACCGGGAAATGATCATGATGCTTACCATTAGGGAGCATCTTAGGGGAGACCACCACTTACCAGGAGCGGACATGACATTGAGCAAAGGGACCCGCGTGGAGTGGAACACCTCCCAGGGGAAGACCCAAGGCAAAATCGTGGAGAAGAAGACCAGCGACTTTGAGCTGGACGGGAACACGCACCGCGCCAGCAAAGATGAGCCGCAATACGTCGTCGAATCGGAGAAGACCGGCGCGCGGGCAGCGCACAAGGGCGCAGCGTTGACCGAGAAGAAGTAGTGCCGTGCCCCGGCACGAGGTAGTGATCATCGGTGGTGGCAACGCCGGCGTCTCCCTTGCAGCACGCCTGATGAGGTACGGGGTCAAGGACGTTGCCCTTATCGAGCCCCGCGACCATCACCTGTACCAACCGTTGTTTTCCCATATCGCCGGCGGACGCGCCCAGGTGAAGGAAGCTGTCCGCAGCCAGCAGTCCGTGATGCCCAAGGGAGTCACCTGGGTCAGGGACAAGGCAACGGACGTTGATGCGGGAGCCAACACCGTCATGCTGGAGTCCGGCTCGTCAGTGGACTACGGGCACCTGGTGGTGTGCCCAGGTGTGCAGTACCACTGGGAAGGAGTGCCCGGCCTGGCAGAGGCCGTAAATTCACCCTACGGATCGTCCCACTACGAATTCGAGCTTGCCCCCAAGACGTGGAGCTTGCTCAGCGCCCTGCGTTCGGGCACGGCGATCTTCACCATGCCTGCCGGTCCCGTCAAATGCGCAGGCGCCAGCCAGAAACCGATGTACCTGGCCTGCGACTACTGGAAGGAAAAGGGAGTCCTCGACAAAATCCGCGTCGTGATGGTCCAGCCATATCCCACGGTGTTCGGTGTCCCGGAGGTCGACCAGGAGCTGGAACGCAAGATCGCCGAGTACGGCATTGAGCTCCGGACCAACAGCGAACTGGTCTCGGTGGACCCGGCCGGCCGGACAGCCAGTATCCGTGACAACGCGGCAGGGACCATCCAAGAGCTGCAGTACGAGGTCCTTAACGCTGTACCACCCCAGTCCGCGCCCGATTGGCTCACATTCACCGACCTCCCGGCCGCGGGGGACCAGGGCGGTTTCGTCGAGGTGGACACCGAAACCCTGCGCCACCCCCGGTACGCCAACGTCTGGTCCCTGGGCGATGCCGCCGGTACCTCCAACTCCAAGGCCGGCGGGGCGCTCCGGAAGCAGACCAAGGTTCTCGCCAGGAACCTCGTGGCGGCCCGGGAAGGAAAACCCGTCACGCAGAAGTACAACGGCTACTCAGTGTGCCCGTTTACGGTTTCCCGCAACACAGTGGTCTTCGCCGAATTCGACAACCGCTACCGGCCCATGCCAACCATCCCCAAAGTGCCCACATGGAAGGAGAGCCGGCTTTCCTGGTGGGTGGACAGGATCATGTTCCCGCAGGTTTATTGGCGGCTGATCCTTCGGGGTCGCGCCTGACGACGCCGCCCATCGCCGTCGGTTGGACGGAAGGACGACGGCGGGAGGCCGCCGTCGTCCGTCCCCTCAAGGCTGCTGGGCCTGCTGGGTTTAGTACTCGCCTTTGATGACGAAGTACGACCCGCGGATGACCCCAGCCAGCTTGGACTTCTGCCTGGCGAACTTGAAATTGGCGGCCAGTTCCTCTGGAACCTCCATGCCGTCCGAGAGTTTGAAGCCAACAGCCCTTTTGCCGCCCTCGATGCCGTACATCACGTTGATGGACAGCCCCGATTGGTAGAAAACGTAGGCCATGCTCAGCCCGTCGACTTCGAAGGCGGTAGCTTCCAGGGCCGGCGATCCGATAACGATGCCGCGTTCTTCCCGGAGGATGCGGCTCACCCGTTCAACGACGTCGGGGACCTCGCTGGCCGGACTCACAGTGAAGACGTGCTGGTACTTGTTCCGGAAATACCGGGCCTCGTTGGCGCGTAAGCCGGCAAGGGCTTCGGCCACTGGAGAGGACTCCAGCCCGGCGGTGGAAACCTTGTCAAAATCAACGATGTGCGGCATGCAGCCTCCTTATAGGACGTGTCCGCACCCATGCTAACCCGGCCGCGCATCCGTCCTGAGCCCAGGCCGGATCTGGCGGAGTGCCATGAGCGGGAAGAGCAGCAGTGAGATCATTCCGGCCCCCACCAGTGCCGAGGCGATTCCGCTGGTTATAAGCCCTTGGTCCCGGCCGATGGCGGTCACGGCGACGATGATGGGCAGCCCAGTTGCCCCAAACAGGATCAAGGCCCGTTTCTCGTTGGGCGGGGCGCCTGGCGGAGAGGCGAGCAGTGATGGCAGCCCGCGGATGATGAGCAAGAGGGCCACGAACAAGGGGACGAGGGCCAGGGTAGCGGGGCTGGAGGTCAACGCCGCGAGGTCGAAGTCGATACCGGCGTCGATGAAGAAGATGGGGACCAGGAAACCGAACGCAACGGCGTCGATCTTCGTTTCAACCACTTTGCGGTCCTCCTCCGGAGCCCGGGCCATGACGGTTTTCCAGAGGACGCCGGCGGCGAAAGCGCCGAGCAGCATATCCAGGCCCAACACCATGCTCAGCACTACCAGCGCGCTCAGGATCAACATGATGGACCGGACCGCGAACTGGCTGCTCGTGTGAAGCGTCCGGGTCACTTGGGTGTGGAATAGGGTGTGCCGTGCCCGGGAAGCGAAGAAGACCGCCACACCCGTGAGGACAACAAAGCCCACCAGCACCACCGACGCGACGCCCACCTGGCGCCCGCTGAAGAACAGCGAAATGGCGATCAGGGGCCCGAACTCGCCGGCTGCCCCGAGGGCTGTCACGGCGATTCCAAGGGGCGACGTCGAGGTCCCGGCATCACGAAGGATCGGCAGAATGGCACCCAATGCCGTGGAAGACAAGGCGATGCCAATGATCACGGCCGCTTCCGGGCCCGGAGCCAGCAGGAAGCCGGCGCCGATACCTGCTGCGAGCGAGATGATCCAACCCGCTGCTGCCCGGTTTGCAGGCCTTCCCCTGATGGTCGAAAAGTCGGTCTCATTGCCGGCGACGAAGAACAGCATGGCAACGCCGAAGTCGGCCAACGTGTCGGTGAAGCGGGTCGACTCGATCCACCCCAGCAGGCTTGGGCCCAACAAAATTCCCAAGCCAATCTCGAAAACCACGATCGGAACCTTGGCCACGCGGTCCAGCAATCGGGCTGCAAGTGGCGCCACAACGCCGAGCATGGCTATCAGGACCAAGGACACGGACAGATCCTGCATGGGCGGCGTCGAAGTCACGGCCGGCCCGGCCAATCCTTGCCGGCCCAGGGATCGTAGTCGGCAATCAGCGTTTCCTGCGCAGGCCGTTGCGCCTCAGGGATGTGTTGGAGGTTGATGCGCACCCGATACCAAAGTGAGCTTGAACCGCGCATCCCGTCAATAAGCACATCTGCGGGGTGGAGTGCGGAAGTGAGGTCCGAATGGCCTGACTTCCATTGCTCGAGTGCTGCGAGGGCTTCCGGCTTCGTTTTGGTCCTGGCCACCTCGATGAGCGGCATCGTGGACATCCTCCGGCCCGATCCGTCGCCGGCACGCGGCGCCTTCCCTGCCGGACCGAGCTCCGCGGCCAGGGCGAGCAGGCCGTCCAGCGAGCCCGCGGCGTCATCAATGCCCGCGTGGGGGTCGCCGGATTCGGAGAAGCGGGCGGGGACCGTGAGCACGGTGAACTGTTCTGGCCGGGCGGTCCGGACTTCCTCCCAGCTCAGCGGGGTCGAGACCCGGGCATCCGGAAGGGAACGGATCGAATAGGCCGATGCGACAGTGCGGTCCTTCGCATTTTGGTTGAAGTCGACGAAGACGCTTTCGCCACGCTCTTCCTTCCACCACCGTGCCGTGGCCAGGCCCGGGGCGCGGTTCTCCACTTCACGCGCCAACGTTTCAGCGGCGAGCCGAACATCGCGGAAGGACCACTGGGGTGCAATGCGGACCAGGATGTGGAGCCCGCGCGAGCCGCTCGTCTTTGGCCAGCCCACCAGCCCGACGTCGGCCAGTACCTCCCGCGCGACATAGGCGGTGTCCACGATCTGCGACCAGTCCACCCCGGGCATCGGGTCGAGATCCACCCGGAGTTCATCCGGATGGTCAAGGTCCTCGGCGCGTACCGGATGCGGATTCAGGTCCAGGCATCCCAGGTTGACCACCCAGGCCAGGCCCGCGGCGTCCCTGATGACCGCTTCTTCCGCGGAAGTGCCGGATGAGTAATGCAGGGTGGCAGTGTCGATGAACGCCGGATGGTTCTCAGGCACGCGTTTTTGAAAGAACGGCTCCGCGTTGATGCCCTTCGGGAAGCGTTTGAGGACCATGGGGCGGCCGCCGGCACCCCGCAAGGCACCATCAGCGACCGCCAGGTAGTAGTGGACCAAGTCCAGCTTGGTCAGCCCGGGCTCGGGGAAGACCACCTTATCCGGATTGGAGATGCGGACTTCGGCACCATCAACGTCCAGGATCTCCGCGGGTGTCTTGGAGGGACTCATGCGGCCACGCTAGCAAGCAACAGCCGTCCCAACCAGAGTTGCGAGGAAAGGAAAGTGGTTATGCCGCAGTAACTACGACGGCCGGGGCTTCCTGGCTGGCTTAAAAAATATAAGCAGGTATGGTGTTGGTAAAGCGAATGGAAAGGAATGATTGGCTTGTCCGGTAAATCACCAATAGATGCAAAGACAAAAAAGTCGGGGAAAACCATTTTCGAAAAGAGGGCGGAAAAGCGGGCCAAGGCCGAGGGCAGCGAAAACCGCTTCACCAAGCCCAGGAAAAGCCAACGGTAGGGTCCTCGCGCCCGTGCCGAAGCAGGTGAGATTACCGTATTCACGGGGCTTGCCGTAGCTGCACGCTTTGTTCACGGCGGAAATGCACAGCTGCTGGCAGCCAGAAAGTGTACAGATTGTCATGCGGAAATTCCTTGTTGCACTTATTGTTCCTGCCCGGCTCCACGAGCCCGTCAGGATTGAGGAAATTGGATTGTGCCTTGCCAGTCGGCAGGCATTAGTGGAAGGGAATGTGGAAGCCATATCAGGACGAGGTTGGCACGCATTCCTGAATGACCAGGCCAAGTCCATTCCCTTGCCACTGAACCCCCGGGCTGAAGTCCTGATCCGCGAAGCCGGCACCCCTATCGAAGCTCCGGTGAGCGGTAACGCCGTCTTCCTCGGCCACGGGAGCGACGGCGATGAAACGGACGTCCCAGCGCAGTTGCTGTCGCTGGCAGAACGCCTGTTCGCCACCCGGCTGGCGGCCTGAAGAAGGCCGAGCAAGAGCGTGGACATGTCCTGACCGTGGCACCGCCCGGGGACGCGCGGGCTGCTCGGAGGCAAGCCGACTATATTGGGCCATGTCAGCCCACCGCCACAACTGAGGGAGCCTGCACATTATGGCGAAGGAACTTGCCACCCAACTCATTGAACAACTCCAGGCTGCCGGGGTGCAGCGGATCTACGGGATAGTGGGGGACAGCCTCAACCCGGTGGTGGATGCGGTCCGCCAGACGGGCGGCTCAAGCAAGGGCGGTATTGACTGGATCCATGTTCGCCACGAGGAAGCTGCCGCCTTTGCTGCGGCTGCGGAGGCCCAACTGACCGGCAAACTGGCCGTCTGCGCCGGTTCCTGCGGGCCGGGAAACCTGCATTTGATCAACGGCCTTTACGACGCCAACCGGACCGGTGCACCCGTTCTGGCTATTGCCTCCCACATCCCCAGCAAGCAGATCGGCAGTGGCTTCTTCCAGGAGACCCACCCGGACCGGCTCTTCAACGAGTGCTCCGTGTACTCCGAAATGATCAGCACCGCCGAACAGGCGCCGCGGGTCATGCACAGCGCCATCCAGAGCGCACTTGGCCTGGGCGGAGTCGCCGTGGTTACCCTGCCGGGGGATATCGCGGGACTCGAAGCCGTCGCGCCCACGCCCCTGCCGGCGACCTTCCGGCCCGCCAGCTTGGTGCCGGATCCAACCAGCGTCCAGGAACTGGCTGGAGCCATCAACGACGCCGGAAAGGTCGCCATTTTCGCTGGCGCGGGCGTCGAAGGCGCGCACAGTGAGCTGATCTCCTTGGCTGAACTGATCAACGCCCCGATTGGCCATTCCTTGCGGGGCAAAGACTTCGTCCAGTACGACAACCCGTTCGACATCGGCATGACCGGATTGCTCGGTTACGGTGCCGCCGCCGAGGGTATCGAAGACGCCGACCTGCTCATCCTGCTGGGTACCGACTTTCCCTATGACCAGTTCCTCCCGGACACCCGGACAGCGCAGGTGGATCGCGCCGCGCAGCGGCTGGGGCGTCGGACCGACGTCGACATCGCAGTCCATGGCGACGTGCTCCCCACCCTGAGAGCCCTCCTGCCGCTGGTACAGCCGAAGAAGAACCGGCGCTTCCTGGACCAGATGCTCAAGAAGCACGATCGGCTCATGAATAAGGCGGTGGGTGCCTATACGCGCAAGGTCGAGAAGAAACAGCCCATCCACCCTGAATATGCGGCATCCCTGCTCGACCAGGTAGCTTCAGAAGACGCCATCTTCACCGCCGACACTGGAATGTGCAACGTCTGGACTGCCCGCTACATCAACCCGTTGGGTACCCGTCGGTTGATTGGGTCCTTCCTGCACGGGTCCATGGCGAACGCGCTTCCGCATGCCATCGGTGCGCAGCTGGCTTATCCGGGGCGGCAGGTGGTTTCCGTGTCCGGCGATGGCGGTTTGTCCATGCTGCTGGGCGAGCTCGTCACCGTGGCAGCGCACCAGTTGCCAGTCAATGTGGTGGTGTTCAACAACTCCACCCTGGGCATGGTCAAGCTCGAAATGCTGGTGGACGGACTACCCGACTTCGGCGTGGACGTCCCCGACGCCAACTATGCGGCCGTGGCGAAGGCCCTGGGCTTCCATGCCGTGCGCGTCACCGACCCTGCTGACATTGAGGCCGCTTACCGGGAGGCGTTCGCGCATCCCGGCCCTTCCTTGGTGGAACTCATCACGGACCCCAACGCACTGTCCATCCCGCCGAAGATTTCGGGTTCGCAGGTCATCGGCTTCGCCACCGCAATGTCCAAAGTGGTGCTGAACCGCGGTGCCGGTGAGGCTGTCAGCATGGCCCGCAGCAACCTGCGGAACATCCCGCGACGGTGACTCAGCGCCCGTAGGCGGCTGCCAGGTAGGGTGCCGTCCGGCTGGTGGTGGAACGCGCGACGGCGGCCGGCGGCCCGGCGGCGATGATGGTGCCGCCGGCGTCGCCGCCGCCCGGTCCCAGGTCGATCACCCAGTCGGCCCCGGCTACGACATCCATCTCGTGTTCGACCACGACGACGGTGTTTCCCGCGTCCACGAGCCGGTGAAGTTGTGCCATCAGGAGCTGTACGTCAGCGGGGTGAAGTCCGGTGGTGGGTTCGTCAAGGATGTACAGGGTGTGCCCCCGCTGGATGCGCTGCAATTCAGTGGCGAGCTTGATGCGCTGTGCTTCACCACCGGACAGTTCAGTGGCGGGCTGGCCCAAGCGAAGGTAGCCAAGTCCCACCTCCAGGAGGGTTTGCAGGCTGCGGGCGACACCCGGGAGGTCGGACAGGAAGTCGGACGCCGCCTCCACTGTCATGCCCAGGACATCGGCGATGCTTTTGCCGTGGTACTTCACTTCAAGGGTTTCGGGGTTGAACCGGGATCCTTGGCATTCCGGGCAGGGGCCGTAGCTGCCGGGCAGGAACAAAAGCTCCACGGCAACGAATCCCTCGCCCTGGCAGGTTTCGCAGCGCCCACCGGCGACGTTGAAGGAGAAGCGGCCAGGGCCGAAGCCGCGGGCGCGGGCATCTTCGGTGGCAGCGAACTCCTTCCGCACCCCATCAAACAGACCGGTGTACGTTGCAAGGTTGGAACGCGGTGTACGGCCGATGGGCTTCTGGTCGACCTTGACGAGCCGGTCCAGCCCATGGAGCCCGGAGACTGACCCCGCACTGTTGGGCACGTCCGGGTCAGCTGCTTCGATGGTCCCAGCATGAAGTGCTGCGTCCACTACCTCTGCGAGGACCTGACTGACCAGTGTGGACTTTCCAGAGCCTGACACACCGGTCACGGCGGTCAGGACGCCCAACGGGAAGCCGGCCTCAAGATCGCGCAGATTGTGCCGGTTGACGTTGTGAAGCGTCAGCCATTCCTTCGCTTCCCGGGGTTCGCTGGTGCTCCGTCCACTCCCGGTGGCGGCCGGGCCGTCGTCGTTCTTTTGATTCCCCGCAGCGCTGGTAGCAGGGAAGAGGAACGGCCGCGTCACTGACTCCTTCACATCGGCAAGGCCGGCGACCGGGCCGCTGTAGAGAATTTCTCCGCCACCTTCACCCGCGCGCGGACCAACATCAACCAGCCAGTCGGCAGCCCGCACGAATTCCATGTTGTGTTCGACCACAAACACCGAGTTGCCGGAGGCTTTGAGCTGGTCCAGGACATCGAGCAAGGATTCGGCATCCGCGGGGTGCAGCCCCGCCGATGGTTCATCGAGCACATAGA
This Paenarthrobacter sp. GOM3 DNA region includes the following protein-coding sequences:
- a CDS encoding DUF3846 domain-containing protein, which gives rise to MRKFLVALIVPARLHEPVRIEEIGLCLASRQALVEGNVEAISGRGWHAFLNDQAKSIPLPLNPRAEVLIREAGTPIEAPVSGNAVFLGHGSDGDETDVPAQLLSLAERLFATRLAA
- the ligD gene encoding non-homologous end-joining DNA ligase codes for the protein MSPSKTPAEILDVDGAEVRISNPDKVVFPEPGLTKLDLVHYYLAVADGALRGAGGRPMVLKRFPKGINAEPFFQKRVPENHPAFIDTATLHYSSGTSAEEAVIRDAAGLAWVVNLGCLDLNPHPVRAEDLDHPDELRVDLDPMPGVDWSQIVDTAYVAREVLADVGLVGWPKTSGSRGLHILVRIAPQWSFRDVRLAAETLAREVENRAPGLATARWWKEERGESVFVDFNQNAKDRTVASAYSIRSLPDARVSTPLSWEEVRTARPEQFTVLTVPARFSESGDPHAGIDDAAGSLDGLLALAAELGPAGKAPRAGDGSGRRMSTMPLIEVARTKTKPEALAALEQWKSGHSDLTSALHPADVLIDGMRGSSSLWYRVRINLQHIPEAQRPAQETLIADYDPWAGKDWPGRP
- a CDS encoding cation:proton antiporter, whose product is MTSTPPMQDLSVSLVLIAMLGVVAPLAARLLDRVAKVPIVVFEIGLGILLGPSLLGWIESTRFTDTLADFGVAMLFFVAGNETDFSTIRGRPANRAAAGWIISLAAGIGAGFLLAPGPEAAVIIGIALSSTALGAILPILRDAGTSTSPLGIAVTALGAAGEFGPLIAISLFFSGRQVGVASVVLVGFVVLTGVAVFFASRARHTLFHTQVTRTLHTSSQFAVRSIMLILSALVVLSMVLGLDMLLGAFAAGVLWKTVMARAPEEDRKVVETKIDAVAFGFLVPIFFIDAGIDFDLAALTSSPATLALVPLFVALLLIIRGLPSLLASPPGAPPNEKRALILFGATGLPIIVAVTAIGRDQGLITSGIASALVGAGMISLLLFPLMALRQIRPGLRTDARPG
- a CDS encoding NAD(P)/FAD-dependent oxidoreductase, with protein sequence MPRHEVVIIGGGNAGVSLAARLMRYGVKDVALIEPRDHHLYQPLFSHIAGGRAQVKEAVRSQQSVMPKGVTWVRDKATDVDAGANTVMLESGSSVDYGHLVVCPGVQYHWEGVPGLAEAVNSPYGSSHYEFELAPKTWSLLSALRSGTAIFTMPAGPVKCAGASQKPMYLACDYWKEKGVLDKIRVVMVQPYPTVFGVPEVDQELERKIAEYGIELRTNSELVSVDPAGRTASIRDNAAGTIQELQYEVLNAVPPQSAPDWLTFTDLPAAGDQGGFVEVDTETLRHPRYANVWSLGDAAGTSNSKAGGALRKQTKVLARNLVAAREGKPVTQKYNGYSVCPFTVSRNTVVFAEFDNRYRPMPTIPKVPTWKESRLSWWVDRIMFPQVYWRLILRGRA
- a CDS encoding phage tail protein, with amino-acid sequence MPHIVDFDKVSTAGLESSPVAEALAGLRANEARYFRNKYQHVFTVSPASEVPDVVERVSRILREERGIVIGSPALEATAFEVDGLSMAYVFYQSGLSINVMYGIEGGKRAVGFKLSDGMEVPEELAANFKFARQKSKLAGVIRGSYFVIKGEY
- a CDS encoding pyruvate dehydrogenase, with the protein product MAKELATQLIEQLQAAGVQRIYGIVGDSLNPVVDAVRQTGGSSKGGIDWIHVRHEEAAAFAAAAEAQLTGKLAVCAGSCGPGNLHLINGLYDANRTGAPVLAIASHIPSKQIGSGFFQETHPDRLFNECSVYSEMISTAEQAPRVMHSAIQSALGLGGVAVVTLPGDIAGLEAVAPTPLPATFRPASLVPDPTSVQELAGAINDAGKVAIFAGAGVEGAHSELISLAELINAPIGHSLRGKDFVQYDNPFDIGMTGLLGYGAAAEGIEDADLLILLGTDFPYDQFLPDTRTAQVDRAAQRLGRRTDVDIAVHGDVLPTLRALLPLVQPKKNRRFLDQMLKKHDRLMNKAVGAYTRKVEKKQPIHPEYAASLLDQVASEDAIFTADTGMCNVWTARYINPLGTRRLIGSFLHGSMANALPHAIGAQLAYPGRQVVSVSGDGGLSMLLGELVTVAAHQLPVNVVVFNNSTLGMVKLEMLVDGLPDFGVDVPDANYAAVAKALGFHAVRVTDPADIEAAYREAFAHPGPSLVELITDPNALSIPPKISGSQVIGFATAMSKVVLNRGAGEAVSMARSNLRNIPRR
- the uvrA gene encoding excinuclease ABC subunit UvrA, encoding MDSKLMTTQRPGPDPAAPQSPAEDGFVRVHGARENNLRNIDVDVPRDSIVAFTGVSGSGKSSLAFGTIFAEAQRRYFESVAPYARRLIQQGHNPKVESITGLPPAVALQQRRGTASTRSSVGTVTTLSNSLRMLFSRSGTYPDGVGQLDSDAFSPNTAAGACPECHGLGTAHTVTEASLVPDPTLSIRDGAIAAWPGAWQGKNLRDILTHLGYDVDTQWRKLPKKDRDWILFTEEQPVVEVTPQRDRVAKPYKGRFWSARSYVMHTLADSKSTTMRDRVLRFMVSGPCPRCGRSGLRPEALAVTFAGKNIAELNALPMTELADVIRPTTELASAGTASRKQSSGEATEVAVAITRDLLKRLTVLTDLGLGYLALGRQTPTLSPGEMQRLRIATQLRSGLFGVVYVLDEPSAGLHPADAESLLDVLDQLKASGNSVFVVEHNMEFVRAADWLVDVGPRAGEGGGEILYSGPVAGLADVKESVTRPFLFPATSAAGNQKNDDGPAATGSGRSTSEPREAKEWLTLHNVNRHNLRDLEAGFPLGVLTAVTGVSGSGKSTLVSQVLAEVVDAALHAGTIEAADPDVPNSAGSVSGLHGLDRLVKVDQKPIGRTPRSNLATYTGLFDGVRKEFAATEDARARGFGPGRFSFNVAGGRCETCQGEGFVAVELLFLPGSYGPCPECQGSRFNPETLEVKYHGKSIADVLGMTVEAASDFLSDLPGVARSLQTLLEVGLGYLRLGQPATELSGGEAQRIKLATELQRIQRGHTLYILDEPTTGLHPADVQLLMAQLHRLVDAGNTVVVVEHEMDVVAGADWVIDLGPGGGDAGGTIIAAGPPAAVARSTTSRTAPYLAAAYGR
- a CDS encoding 3-oxoacyl-ACP synthase III, whose protein sequence is MAGNATFRHSNTALLSVSSVEAPRIVSSSDFDRKLATTLKRLKFPPRLLERVAGVTHRRWWAAGTSFDDAAVEAGAKALADAGVEASEVGLLINTSVTRRNLEPSVAVKIHHELGLPSSAMNFDLANACLGFVNGLILAANMIDSGQIKYAVIVNGEDSQLTQEATLARLQRPETTREDFNREFATLTLGSGAAAAVLGPADEHSGAHRLVGGVMRAGTEHHELCVGGIDGMTTDTKGLLDGGLQLVVDAWHEAQPEWNWTAMDRYVTHQVSNAYTQAIINAVGLDPDKVPITFPHWGNVGPASLPMTLAAEAQSLSAGDRVLCMGVGSGLNAGMVEIVW
- a CDS encoding DUF2945 domain-containing protein, encoding MTLSKGTRVEWNTSQGKTQGKIVEKKTSDFELDGNTHRASKDEPQYVVESEKTGARAAHKGAALTEKK